GAACCGCTGGGCCAACCTGACACCGGTCCACTCGCCCATGCCTCGCTCGGACGCGGTGATGGACTTCGACGTGAAGGCGGGGCGTTCCGTGCTCTTCGGCGGGGCGTCCACGAGTTCGACCCCCCTGGACGATGCCTGGAGCTACGAGTACGGAGCCGCGCTGCCCACCGCGCCCCTTAACCTGGTGGCGGTGGGTGGCACGCTGCAAGTCACCTTGACTTGGCAGGCGCCGGCATCCGACGGCGGATCCAGCATCGTGAACTACAGCATCTACCGCGGCACGATCTCGGGCGGTGAGACGGTCCTGAAGACCGTGGGCCCCGTGCTGACGTACACGGACCCGGCGGTCAAGGCCGGGACCACCTACTACTACGAGGTCAGCGCCGTGAACGGCGCGGGAGAGGGGGCGAAGTCCAACGAGGCCTACGGCACTCCGCCGGCTGCACCCTCCGCACCCCAGACGCTCACGGCCACGGCGGGCAACGGCCGGGTCGTCCTGACCTGGGCCGCCCCCGCGTCGAACGGGGGCGCGGCGATCACGGCCTACAAGGTGTACCGCGGCACGACCTCCGGATCGGAGACCCTGCTGGCGACGCTGGGCTCGGTCCTCACGTACACCGATAGCGGGGTGACCAACGGAGGGACGTACTACTACGAGGTCAGCGCCGTGAACGGCGTGGGCGAGAGCCCGGTGTCCAACGAGATCCACGCCACGCCGACAGCGCCCGCAGACACGACCCCACCTTCGATTACGATCACCTCGCTGGTGAACAACAGCCTGCTCACCTCGACGGCGGTCACCGTGACGGGGACAGCCTCGGACGATGTCGCCGTGCAGAAGGTCGAGCTCAGCACAGACGGGACACACTGGACGCGGGCCTCGGGCACGACCTCATGGTCAGGGAGCGTCGCCCTGACCGCGGGACCCAACACGATCTACGCACGTGCGACGGACACGTCAGGCAACCCAGCGACGATGCAGATCACCGTGACCGTTCAGCTCCAGGGCCCGGCCGTCCTCGGACCTCAGAGCCCGCTGACCGAAGGGCTGATTGCGTTGACCATCGTCGTGGCCGTTGCCGCGGCGGGTGCGGTGGTCCTGCTGGCGCGTCGCCGACGCCGGTCCGCGCAAGCACCGACCACTCCGCCGTCGACGCCGCCACCACGCCCTCCGCCGCTGGCGCCTCCGCCCGGGAACCCGTAGTCCGGGCCAACTGTATCGCTCCCGAGGACCGCGAACTCGTTCGAATACTGGTGCGCCTTTCCCGGGTCGGTTCCGAGTCCGGAAGGCGCACCGCGATTCCCGCATGCTCGATGAAGAACCCAAACCCGTCGTCCTCGCGCCGTCGTCCAGAATGGTCCACATGGACCGTCTGAGGGGTCCAGTTCAGTACACGACCTGAATCGTCCGGGTCACCCTGACGGTCACAGGGCTGTCGGATAGAAAGGCGAGCATGTACCCAAAACTCCACACCGAACTCACGTTCTCGTTGAACGTCCCAGACGTGGTTCCTTCGGCGACGCAGTTCTCGAGGACGGCGTGCGGAATCGACGACCCGTAAGGGAGCAAGAACACGCACGTCTTCCCGGTCGAGGACCATGCACCGAGGAGGATGCCTCCGGGGGGCGTTACGTTGAACTGGAATCCAAAAGGCGCTTGGAAGACCGTTCCCCAGGGAACAACGAGGGTCGTGGGGCGAGAAGGTGACGCGAGGAGGTACGCCCCCACCACGGCTGTGACGGCGACGACCGCCGTCCCCAAGGCCAAGAGTGCGCGGTTCTCCGGTTTCATGCCGGAAGCGCATCGGCTTGTCGCGGCAAAGCCCTTCCGGCTGCCACGGATCGGGGGACGTCGTCAACCGTCCCGGGACGAGACCCGGGGCGGCTCAGAACTCGGCCGACTTCCGGATGTTCCTCCAGTTCTGCTCGAACCAGGCGTGCACGTTCTCCAGCCCCGTCTGGAAGTCCGTCTGGGGCTCGTAGTGCAGGATCCGCCGGGCCTTGTCGATGGATGCTACCCGACGGGAGCTCTAGCCTGGGCTTGTCGCTGCCCA
Above is a window of Thermoplasmata archaeon DNA encoding:
- a CDS encoding kelch repeat-containing protein, which gives rise to MRLTAFVALAVMTSLLPFALSPILAPTTAGPAISIPTVQPPARLAIQPMVPPGGAWTLRGSQLPGRDAPSWVYDSRADRFILFGGSVTSSTVTNSTWSYDYANNTWTNITPIAGPSPRAIASMVYDAHADRAILFGGSPAFPVSLSDTWIFDYKNRTWTNVTKTTHPPSRVFAAMAYDPVDDKSLLFGGAGGPYGNVMYADTWAYDYSTDTWSLRSPAGSPSGRFGATMAYDPVAQATLEFGGLTISGTSLAFSNDVYSYAYTANAWTHLLPPVSPPGRAAGAMAYDATAQRFILFGGTGGLLVSSYRNDTWAYSSASNRWANLTPVHSPMPRSDAVMDFDVKAGRSVLFGGASTSSTPLDDAWSYEYGAALPTAPLNLVAVGGTLQVTLTWQAPASDGGSSIVNYSIYRGTISGGETVLKTVGPVLTYTDPAVKAGTTYYYEVSAVNGAGEGAKSNEAYGTPPAAPSAPQTLTATAGNGRVVLTWAAPASNGGAAITAYKVYRGTTSGSETLLATLGSVLTYTDSGVTNGGTYYYEVSAVNGVGESPVSNEIHATPTAPADTTPPSITITSLVNNSLLTSTAVTVTGTASDDVAVQKVELSTDGTHWTRASGTTSWSGSVALTAGPNTIYARATDTSGNPATMQITVTVQLQGPAVLGPQSPLTEGLIALTIVVAVAAAGAVVLLARRRRRSAQAPTTPPSTPPPRPPPLAPPPGNP